A genomic window from Scophthalmus maximus strain ysfricsl-2021 chromosome 17, ASM2237912v1, whole genome shotgun sequence includes:
- the LOC118288793 gene encoding nuclear GTPase SLIP-GC isoform X2 produces the protein MDDFVRNKLREWGLSKWVERFKDGEVDEECFLLLDDQELVRLIPKEGPRAKLKHKLKLLKEEQNITTTTTTTTNHETVDAANQHRTQEHDETADSAEVLPSTSDANDTEEIILSDVKNIMGYVKMKLQNMDDTKLKAFLKTKIDSLETKKRELVGVFGRTGAGKSSLINAIIGEKNFFPSGSVSACTSVMIQVEANTNNSKYEADIEFITAEEWKDELWFLKSFDDGRDRHDDDVEELSVLYGDEWKHKSIENLMDKKYFKEIPEFLHSNKKMLKCDTAAELAAKIVKYTRSDSKVEEGRGMRRQYWWPLVKCVTVRVPGNSLLRHVTLVDLPGNGDCNKSRDKKWKEIVGSCSTVWIVADINRAASEKEPWEILENASGQMGNGGECQRIHFICTKSDQIDDSNVQSADDVREIVLKRNREAKNKVKAKFHKQSNIKKHFSDDCFVVYTVSSKEFLKEKKKNLSPDETEIPKLQGFLQNLNDSHSETLNYVSGAHGILSLIQGAISRAVAEKKMEVCANLEENMRRELDKVRKTMEETHLAFEKCLVGGVEKSKGSCEEKLKVILNPTRKTGSSYHRILKYAVGNNGAFHPKNGRQKNINVDLSSFLTSSIDEEFRTTFPNEAESGPYHGVINAFSLDTRSLTQKYKDVELQLTFLETEENKIKTELNKIIRERKKQIYRVLTETIEKDMQESYERAKMEKGTGSLENMRRIIRNHVLEKKSIMFDKAKENMLNGLYKLKKDILKALDVTLKESIELSLKTDDNSLPDVSAELAIVRKYYFQMKPGSDLPSV, from the exons ATGGATGACTTTGTTCGTAACAAATTGAGAGAATGGGGCCTGAGCAAGTGGGTAGAGAGATTTAAAG ATGGAGAGGTTGACGAGGAATGTTTTCTCTTGCTTGATGATCAAGAACTTGTTCGATTGATCCCAAAAGAGGGACCAAGGGCAAAACTCAAGCATAAACTCAAGTTGTTAAAG gaagaacaaaacataacaacaacaacaacaacaacaacaaatcatgaAACTGTTGATGCAGCTAATCAA CACCGTACACAAGAGCATGACGAAACAGCTGATTCTGCTGAG GTTTTGCCATCCACCAGTGACGCAAATGATACAG AGGAAATCATACTATCTGATGTGAAAAACATAATGGGATATGTCAAGATGAAACTACAAAATATGGATGACACAAAGCTCAAAGCTTTCCTGAA GACTAAAATCGATTCTTTGGAGACAAAAAAGAGGGAGCTGGTTGGTGTCTTTGGTAGAACTGGGGCTGGAAAGAGCTCTTTGATAAATGCCATCATTGGAGAGAAGAATTTCTTTCCTTCTGGAAGTGTCAGTGCATGTACCTCAGTCATGATCCAAGTGGAGGCTAATACCAATAACTCAAAGTATGAGGCAGACATCGAGTTCATTACAGCTGAG gaGTGGAAAGATGAGTTGTGGTTTTTGAAGAGTTTTGATGATGGTCGTGATCGGCATGACGATGATGTTGAAGAGTTGTCAGTACTATATGGAGATGAGTGGAAACACAAATCCATTGAAAACCTCATGGACAAGAAATATTTCAAAGAAATTCCAGAATTTCTCCATTCGAACAAGAAGATGTTGAAATGTGACACA GCTGCAGAGCTAGCTGCAAAAATTGTCAAATACACAAGAAGTGACTCAAAAGTGGAGGAAGGTAGAGGAATGAGGAGACAGTACTGGTGGCCATTAGTGAAGTGTGTGACTGTCAGGGTGCCGGGAAATTCTCTTCTCCGGCATGTCACACTTGTGGACCTTCCAGGAAACGGGGACTGTAACAAGAGCAGAGATAAAAAGTGGAAAGAG ATTGTTGGAAGTTGTTCTACTGTTTGGATTGTGGCTGACATCAATCGAGCAGCATCAGAGAAGGAACCCTGGGAGATCCTGGAAAATGCCAGTGGCCAAATGGGAAATGGTGGCGAGTGTCAGCGCATCCACTTTATCTGCACCAAGTCTGATCAAATTGATGATTCCAATGTTCA GTCTGCAGATGATGTTCGTGAGATCGTGCtcaaaagaaacagagaagccAAGAACAAAGTGAAGGCAAAATTCCATAAACAAAGCAACATTAAG aaacactTCAGTGATGACTGTTTTGTCGTGTACACGGTGAGCTCCAAAGagtttctgaaagaaaagaaaaaaaatctgagccCAGATGAGACAG aaattCCCAAACTTCAAGGTTTTCTGCAAAATCTCAATGACTCTCACTCAGAGACATTAAACTATGTGTCTGGAGCTCATGGCATTCTCTCACTGATTCAAGGAGCAATATCCAGGGCAGTG gctgaaaaaaaaatggaggtgtGTGCAAACCTTGAAGAAAACATGAGACGGGAACTTGATAAAGTCAGAAAAACCATGGAAGAGACTCACTTGGCTTTTGAAAAATGCCTTGTTGGcggggttgaaaaatcaaaaggTTCATGTGAAGAAAAGTTGAAGGTCATCTTAAACCCC ACAAGGAAAACAGGTAGCAGTTATCACAGGATATTGAAGTATGCAGTTGGGAACAACGGCGCCTTCCATCCAAAGAatgggagacaaaaaaacatcaacgtGGATTTAAGTTCATTCCTGACTAGCAGCATTGATGAGGAATTCAGGACAACCTTCCC AAATGAAGCTGAATCTGGACCATACCATGGTGTCATCAATGCCTTTTCACTTGACACAAGGAGTCTGACTCAAAAGTACAAAGATGTTGAACTGCAACTGACTTTCCTTGAGACAGAG gaaaacaaaatcaagacAGAACTCAACAAAATCATCCGGGAGcgcaaaaaacaaatctacagGGTTCTGACAGAGACAATCGAGAAGGACATGCAAGAGAGCTATGAAA gagcaaaaatggaaaaagggaCGGGCTCACTGGAAAATATGAGGCGCATCATAAGGAACCATGTGCTTGAAAAAAAGAGCATCATGTTCGACAAGGCtaaagaaaacatgttgaatGGACTGTACAAGTTGAAG AAGGACATTCTGAAAGCACTGGATGTAACCCTGAAGGAATCAATTGAGCTGTCACTCAAGACGGACGATAACTCCCTCCCAG acgTTTCAGCAGAGCTTGCCATCGTGAGGAAATATTACTTTCAGATGAAGCCAGGGTCGGACTTGCCATCTGTGTGA
- the LOC118288793 gene encoding nuclear GTPase SLIP-GC isoform X1 has product MDDFVRNKLREWGLSKWVERFKDGEVDEECFLLLDDQELVRLIPKEGPRAKLKHKLKLLKEEQNITTTTTTTTNHETVDAANQHRTQEHDETADSAEVLPSTSDANDTAKRKLGPQGECQSPASKIRRDTKLGPYSEEIILSDVKNIMGYVKMKLQNMDDTKLKAFLKTKIDSLETKKRELVGVFGRTGAGKSSLINAIIGEKNFFPSGSVSACTSVMIQVEANTNNSKYEADIEFITAEEWKDELWFLKSFDDGRDRHDDDVEELSVLYGDEWKHKSIENLMDKKYFKEIPEFLHSNKKMLKCDTAAELAAKIVKYTRSDSKVEEGRGMRRQYWWPLVKCVTVRVPGNSLLRHVTLVDLPGNGDCNKSRDKKWKEIVGSCSTVWIVADINRAASEKEPWEILENASGQMGNGGECQRIHFICTKSDQIDDSNVQSADDVREIVLKRNREAKNKVKAKFHKQSNIKKHFSDDCFVVYTVSSKEFLKEKKKNLSPDETEIPKLQGFLQNLNDSHSETLNYVSGAHGILSLIQGAISRAVAEKKMEVCANLEENMRRELDKVRKTMEETHLAFEKCLVGGVEKSKGSCEEKLKVILNPTRKTGSSYHRILKYAVGNNGAFHPKNGRQKNINVDLSSFLTSSIDEEFRTTFPNEAESGPYHGVINAFSLDTRSLTQKYKDVELQLTFLETEENKIKTELNKIIRERKKQIYRVLTETIEKDMQESYERAKMEKGTGSLENMRRIIRNHVLEKKSIMFDKAKENMLNGLYKLKKDILKALDVTLKESIELSLKTDDNSLPDVSAELAIVRKYYFQMKPGSDLPSV; this is encoded by the exons ATGGATGACTTTGTTCGTAACAAATTGAGAGAATGGGGCCTGAGCAAGTGGGTAGAGAGATTTAAAG ATGGAGAGGTTGACGAGGAATGTTTTCTCTTGCTTGATGATCAAGAACTTGTTCGATTGATCCCAAAAGAGGGACCAAGGGCAAAACTCAAGCATAAACTCAAGTTGTTAAAG gaagaacaaaacataacaacaacaacaacaacaacaacaaatcatgaAACTGTTGATGCAGCTAATCAA CACCGTACACAAGAGCATGACGAAACAGCTGATTCTGCTGAG GTTTTGCCATCCACCAGTGACGCAAATGATACAG CAAAGAGAAAGTTGGGTCCTCAAGGAGAGTGTCAGTCACCAGCTAGTAAAATTCGACGTGACACCAAACTAGGACCATACTCAG AGGAAATCATACTATCTGATGTGAAAAACATAATGGGATATGTCAAGATGAAACTACAAAATATGGATGACACAAAGCTCAAAGCTTTCCTGAA GACTAAAATCGATTCTTTGGAGACAAAAAAGAGGGAGCTGGTTGGTGTCTTTGGTAGAACTGGGGCTGGAAAGAGCTCTTTGATAAATGCCATCATTGGAGAGAAGAATTTCTTTCCTTCTGGAAGTGTCAGTGCATGTACCTCAGTCATGATCCAAGTGGAGGCTAATACCAATAACTCAAAGTATGAGGCAGACATCGAGTTCATTACAGCTGAG gaGTGGAAAGATGAGTTGTGGTTTTTGAAGAGTTTTGATGATGGTCGTGATCGGCATGACGATGATGTTGAAGAGTTGTCAGTACTATATGGAGATGAGTGGAAACACAAATCCATTGAAAACCTCATGGACAAGAAATATTTCAAAGAAATTCCAGAATTTCTCCATTCGAACAAGAAGATGTTGAAATGTGACACA GCTGCAGAGCTAGCTGCAAAAATTGTCAAATACACAAGAAGTGACTCAAAAGTGGAGGAAGGTAGAGGAATGAGGAGACAGTACTGGTGGCCATTAGTGAAGTGTGTGACTGTCAGGGTGCCGGGAAATTCTCTTCTCCGGCATGTCACACTTGTGGACCTTCCAGGAAACGGGGACTGTAACAAGAGCAGAGATAAAAAGTGGAAAGAG ATTGTTGGAAGTTGTTCTACTGTTTGGATTGTGGCTGACATCAATCGAGCAGCATCAGAGAAGGAACCCTGGGAGATCCTGGAAAATGCCAGTGGCCAAATGGGAAATGGTGGCGAGTGTCAGCGCATCCACTTTATCTGCACCAAGTCTGATCAAATTGATGATTCCAATGTTCA GTCTGCAGATGATGTTCGTGAGATCGTGCtcaaaagaaacagagaagccAAGAACAAAGTGAAGGCAAAATTCCATAAACAAAGCAACATTAAG aaacactTCAGTGATGACTGTTTTGTCGTGTACACGGTGAGCTCCAAAGagtttctgaaagaaaagaaaaaaaatctgagccCAGATGAGACAG aaattCCCAAACTTCAAGGTTTTCTGCAAAATCTCAATGACTCTCACTCAGAGACATTAAACTATGTGTCTGGAGCTCATGGCATTCTCTCACTGATTCAAGGAGCAATATCCAGGGCAGTG gctgaaaaaaaaatggaggtgtGTGCAAACCTTGAAGAAAACATGAGACGGGAACTTGATAAAGTCAGAAAAACCATGGAAGAGACTCACTTGGCTTTTGAAAAATGCCTTGTTGGcggggttgaaaaatcaaaaggTTCATGTGAAGAAAAGTTGAAGGTCATCTTAAACCCC ACAAGGAAAACAGGTAGCAGTTATCACAGGATATTGAAGTATGCAGTTGGGAACAACGGCGCCTTCCATCCAAAGAatgggagacaaaaaaacatcaacgtGGATTTAAGTTCATTCCTGACTAGCAGCATTGATGAGGAATTCAGGACAACCTTCCC AAATGAAGCTGAATCTGGACCATACCATGGTGTCATCAATGCCTTTTCACTTGACACAAGGAGTCTGACTCAAAAGTACAAAGATGTTGAACTGCAACTGACTTTCCTTGAGACAGAG gaaaacaaaatcaagacAGAACTCAACAAAATCATCCGGGAGcgcaaaaaacaaatctacagGGTTCTGACAGAGACAATCGAGAAGGACATGCAAGAGAGCTATGAAA gagcaaaaatggaaaaagggaCGGGCTCACTGGAAAATATGAGGCGCATCATAAGGAACCATGTGCTTGAAAAAAAGAGCATCATGTTCGACAAGGCtaaagaaaacatgttgaatGGACTGTACAAGTTGAAG AAGGACATTCTGAAAGCACTGGATGTAACCCTGAAGGAATCAATTGAGCTGTCACTCAAGACGGACGATAACTCCCTCCCAG acgTTTCAGCAGAGCTTGCCATCGTGAGGAAATATTACTTTCAGATGAAGCCAGGGTCGGACTTGCCATCTGTGTGA